The Delphinus delphis chromosome 11, mDelDel1.2, whole genome shotgun sequence DNA segment agccctcttttatgTCTTAAAACCAATTTCAAGGCTTAACCATGGACACAAAATGTGTCCCCTAAGAAATGTAACCCTCTCAAGATGCAGAGCCACTCCAGAGGTAGCCTAAGAAAGCAAAGACCTTCATTGTCACAGGTGTCAGAGAAACATCTATCTCCCACAAAGTGAGACACCTGAAATCACTGACCTACTTATCTGTGTTACCAGAAAGGGGATACTGGGATGAGAATTTTTCCCTCACAAACAAGGCAATGAAGGTAGAGGCGATAAAGGCCCCTTATGGACTGAGACCCTTTATTAAGACAAACTCCCCTGAGAGCCAGCATGGTTCGACAAAGAGAATGTTGCCTGTCACTTCATGTCTTAGGCTCTTAGCTGGCTGACTAGCTGCTGATGCAAGCCTGACAGACAGTCTGCACCCCCAAAGTGGCAGAAACCAGAGGGAATATTCTCACCGGTTACAAAGCCAAGTTCTCAGTACATAAAATGAGACAAAAGGAGATTCTCATCTTACGGTTTTTCATCCTTATgacaaatgacacaaaagacagagacacaggaaAACATGACTCTTTCTGGGGGGCTAAGAATCAATACCCATATGTGTTGATTACcaacaacaaaatcacaaaagTCACGGTTCAAGATCTATCTTCACAAATGTTTTTCTCATGCCACTGTGCATTTGGAAAGGAAGGGACAAGGAGAAATGTTTATCCTCCTCTCTTGACTGTCCACTACAGACAGAGATCTGGGAGACTGACATGGTAAGAATTCTTACCTTCTGCTGGTCTGTTGTCAGTTATCCCATATCTAAACTACAGTCTCTAGGGAGAGTAGAGTGTTCCAACCTTTTACTGTCCCATCACCAGAAACTGTACAGGAGgaaaaatttgtttccttttaccCTTTTAGGTTTTTGGCTGGGGCTGTggaacaaaagacagattaacaagagaacaagtttattaatatatatatctcatatatacTTATAAGAAATGCAGGGATGAGTAACTCAAAGAGGTGGCTAGAACTTGGACTTACATATCCTCTTAACCAAAGAACAATATATTTTTAGAGGAGCAACAAGCACTAGGCTTCCAAGGGTGGCAAATTGTGGGACGATCAATATATAAGAAACCAATGGAAGATAATAGCTAGTCAGTAAATGTTGTTTTGTAGAGTCCTCTGGTGCTGTCTTGGGGCTAAGTGTCTAGGGTTGTAGGTGATTAATTTCTGCACAAATTTATGTTCTGCTTTCAAGAAAAGAGGGGGAGGACAGAGAACTTTTCTTGGATCTGCTTCTTttcaattgccttcagctcaaaatcaTTCTCATACCAAAGGGCAAGATTTTTTGGTGATATATTCTGGTATTCTTCTGTAGGttttgctataaagttcccttgCTTTGTAATGACCCTTTATGTTCTAACATGGAAATGTGAAGTAAGGCATTGTCAGAAAGGAGTTAGGAATGTTGTTGACATGAGacttatttataatagtaaacATTGGTTTATAAATTAAGAGTTTACAATAGTAACCAAAGAAGTTAGTATAGGAATCTGGCTGAGCAGCATGGTGTTGTGCTATGTAACTATCAAAACAACAGAGTGTCGTGTTCTTTTGtggaaattatataaagtaattttaagtgaaaaagatgAAGACAACATAGTGAAGGCACATAAAacaatttaatgaaaatgaatattaatCAAAGATTGGAGCTCATTTGCAGTTACGTAAAatgttcagtttttttcctttatagttgCTGAAATTCATGATAAAATAGGAGGAAGTTCCTCTTTTGGCAATAGTGCTAATCCCAATTCTTCTTGAGCAAtgtcatttcattattttcttgcaGGTCATCCTTAGGACCTCAGAATATCCCTCttcaaaaataaggaagaaaacttttaaagacAGTGGACCAATAAACGGTTCCTGTTTTCCACCTGTCTCAAAGGGTGGAGCTGCCAGACCACTCGGAgaagaaggaagtgaaaagacGCTAAATACCAGGGCCAGCTCACCCTGGCCAGCCTGGAGGTCTGGCTTCTCAGTCAGCATGAAGGCTGTCCTTATTCTGGGGCTTCTCCTCCTTTCTGTCGCTGTCCAGGGCAAGACCTTTGAGAGGTGTGAGCTTGCCAGAACTCTGAAAAGACTTGGATTGGATGGCTATAGGGGAGTCAGCCTGGCAAACTGTAAGTTAACTCTTCTTCATCCGTCCAAATAGTTAGCCAGGTGTGGAACAGATACTCATAGAGGATGAAGAATAAGAAAGGGACTTTGAGTGAATGgacttttttattcctttgatggtttgtacacttaaaatggttaagaacaTCAACTTGTTCCTTTAGAATCAGATGTACCAGGTGAAGGATTGAGGCATGGGAGGACCAAATTCTGTACCATTTTAAGCATGCCAGGACCCGTTGTACGCTTCTAGTGCCACTAAATTTGCCCGCTGGCACATGTAAGCTGACTCAAAGATTCATTTGTGCACTGAGGATATGTCTATCAAGCCCTTGGTGTTGGACTCCAGCCATTTCCAATTTGGAACTTGGGTTCTGCAAGCCTGAGTAAtgtagtatttttttcatttttaatccccCTACCATGATGTTGGGTTTTTAAcagcaaagtttttaaaaaattacattgaatTCTTAAAACAGGGACAGTAGGAACCTATTTCCCCTCAGTCAATATCTATATAAGGATTCCTGAAATGCAGCATGAAATGACATTTTATTCTTACTCTAgttgattatttttcattttcttccacagAATTCAAGATGTGCCCTAAGTAAAAGTTACTTTATATTTTAGTCCATATCTGCCAATGTAATCACTGAATTTTTCAGATTGAATTCAGACATTTCCCCTCCATAactatttttgaatgaatgagcaaatggctagatgggtggatggatgacaCAGTCTTTCCTATTCTATGACTCCTGTTGTCTGGATTCTAATTTGATATCCAAATTCATCTTTAGGTATCATAagaaattttctttctcccagaaaatccttatttttcctaataaaaagcATTAGCATATGCATCTGCTGCTAATTACCAAACCCACTCAACATCTCTGTTGATTTTCCTATTCTAGGCTGAATCTTACCTGAGGGATGGGAGCAGGGGAAGGGTAATAGCAATGGAAGAAAcagctattttaatattttaaaaaatatgttacctTGTTTCATTAGTATTACCAAATGATTTGCTAACAAAAGAATTCTAAGGGCCCTTTAACACcaaagtgttaaaatattttacaagtaaACTACATCTTTATAAAGTCGTTAGTAAAATAGAATTAGTTAAATAGAACTATATAATTATGCTATGAACTATAAACCATATGGTGTTGCTGTTTATTACTTAAAATACGTTTTTTTCAGGGATGTGTTTGGCCAAATGGGAAAGCAATTATAACACACAAGCTACAAACTACAATCCTGGAAGCCGAAGCACTGACTATGGGATATTTCAAATCAATAGCCGCTACTGGTGTAATGATGGCAAAACCCCAAGAGCACATAACGCCTGTGGCATACCCTGCAGTGGTAAGACAAGATAATGTTGAGTGATGGCACAGGATCCATCTGGTTATACTTACAAGAATAGAGATTCAATACAAATGAAAAGGTCTTGAAGGGTTCATCAGGGACCTAGAAAAACTCCACCTTAACTTCTAGAAACTCTTTATTATTCTCATAATTccttaaggaagaaattaaagagctgGTATCATAAAAGTTTGCTGTTTTCTAATATACAAAAGCTTCTGGAATGACATCACTTTATTATAACTGGACTTGTTGATGCTTTGTAAAGAACAATGCCAattggacatatgtacactaccaaatgtaaaatagatagctagtgggaagcagccacatagtacagggagatcaacttagtgctttgtgaccacctagaggggtgggatagggagggtggcagggagacgcaagagggaggggatatggggatatatgtatacgtatagctgattc contains these protein-coding regions:
- the LYZ gene encoding lysozyme C yields the protein MKAVLILGLLLLSVAVQGKTFERCELARTLKRLGLDGYRGVSLANWMCLAKWESNYNTQATNYNPGSRSTDYGIFQINSRYWCNDGKTPRAHNACGIPCSVLLKDDITDAVRCAKRVVSDPQGIRAWVAWRSHCQNQDLRTYVQGCGV